Proteins encoded in a region of the Bacillota bacterium genome:
- a CDS encoding LacI family transcriptional regulator, whose amino-acid sequence MPKQKTITIKDVAKRSNVSISTVSRVLNKKNRLVNPETRKRVLDVIDELGYYPNAMARSLHSNKTRTIGMIVQDIANPYYPSIVKSVENTAQKWGYSIILANAERSRLRTSKYLKIMCEKRVDGLILIGGGIVQDAEEQDFLERTGVKIMVIGKPHNTKLASVQIKNIEAAREACTYLIGLGHRRIAMITGTDDSATAVDRTQGYREALEANGLPFNKEWVISGDFDFKGGYSAAEKLSQIGGKNGITAIFAQNDMMAIGAMKALQKKGYRIPQDVSILGFDDIQAASFVTPTLATVAVPLEELGSTAMENLVKLLNGDKLDRPTYLQTEIKHRESLSRCSLS is encoded by the coding sequence ATGCCAAAGCAAAAAACGATAACCATAAAAGATGTGGCGAAACGTTCGAATGTTTCTATAAGTACGGTTTCACGTGTCCTCAATAAGAAGAATAGGTTGGTAAACCCTGAAACAAGAAAACGTGTTCTTGATGTGATTGATGAATTAGGCTACTATCCAAATGCAATGGCCAGAAGCCTGCATTCTAACAAGACTAGGACAATTGGAATGATTGTACAGGACATCGCCAATCCTTACTATCCAAGCATCGTTAAGAGTGTGGAGAATACAGCGCAGAAGTGGGGTTACAGCATCATTTTGGCTAATGCCGAGAGATCACGGTTGAGAACAAGTAAATACCTCAAGATAATGTGTGAAAAGCGTGTAGACGGGTTAATTCTGATTGGAGGTGGCATCGTACAAGACGCTGAGGAGCAAGACTTTCTTGAAAGGACGGGAGTAAAGATAATGGTGATTGGAAAACCGCACAACACAAAACTAGCTTCCGTCCAAATCAAAAACATAGAGGCGGCAAGGGAGGCTTGTACGTATTTAATTGGACTAGGCCACAGAAGAATTGCGATGATCACTGGAACGGATGATTCTGCAACAGCAGTAGATCGTACCCAGGGATACAGGGAGGCACTCGAAGCTAATGGGCTTCCTTTCAATAAAGAATGGGTGATTTCAGGTGATTTTGACTTCAAAGGTGGCTATAGTGCCGCAGAAAAGCTGTCTCAGATCGGAGGCAAGAACGGCATTACTGCGATATTTGCTCAAAATGACATGATGGCCATTGGGGCCATGAAGGCACTCCAAAAGAAAGGATACCGTATCCCGCAAGACGTTTCTATACTAGGTTTCGATGATATTCAAGCAGCTTCTTTTGTAACGCCGACTTTAGCAACGGTAGCGGTACCTTTAGAGGAACTTGGCAGCACCGCAATGGAAAATCTAGTAAAACTTCTCAACGGAGACAAGTTAGATAGACCTACTTATCTTCAAACAGAGATTAAGCATCGCGAGTCCCTTTCCAGATGTAGTCTTTCTTGA
- a CDS encoding helix-turn-helix domain-containing protein — MTEVATIVDIVRLKEQGLSKRAVARRLGICRTTVNKYWSESTDPDKPRYARRPHLIDPYRDYITSRLDKYPELPAYRLYKEIKKGVSEIRAHRAALRTVSAPTKTPRIQAL; from the coding sequence TTGACGGAGGTGGCAACCATAGTGGATATCGTGCGCCTTAAAGAACAAGGATTATCCAAACGAGCGGTGGCCAGGCGCCTGGGAATCTGCCGTACCACAGTGAACAAATATTGGTCGGAATCCACAGATCCGGATAAACCCCGGTACGCTCGCCGACCGCACTTAATTGATCCGTACCGTGATTATATCACATCTCGACTAGATAAGTACCCGGAACTACCGGCATATCGGCTATACAAAGAAATAAAGAAGGGGGTTTCCGAGATCAGAGCGCACCGTGCGGCGCTACGTACAGTCTCTGCGCCCACCAAAACACCGCGAATACAAGCCTTATGA
- a CDS encoding transposase, with protein MSALYPPVKRMGSPPEPDMEYVFHEMKKKNVTLLVLWEEYKEKHPDGIMYTQFCDRYRKFKKLNNISLRKEHKTGKEIEVDWAGTTMSYMDPPTWKEQTADIFVAVLPASGYSFVYAYRDMTMPSWIHAHVRAF; from the coding sequence ATGTCAGCCCTGTACCCACCGGTAAAACGAATGGGGTCGCCTCCCGAACCCGATATGGAATACGTCTTTCACGAGATGAAGAAAAAGAACGTGACCCTATTAGTGCTTTGGGAAGAGTACAAAGAAAAACACCCCGATGGCATCATGTACACACAGTTTTGTGACCGGTACCGGAAGTTCAAGAAGCTAAACAACATTTCCTTGCGTAAAGAACATAAAACCGGCAAAGAAATCGAAGTAGACTGGGCTGGCACCACCATGTCCTACATGGATCCGCCTACCTGGAAAGAGCAGACCGCCGACATCTTTGTTGCCGTCCTGCCAGCCAGCGGTTATTCCTTTGTTTATGCCTATCGGGACATGACCATGCCCAGCTGGATTCATGCCCATGTGCGGGCCTTTTAA
- a CDS encoding helix-turn-helix domain-containing protein: MLKAREILRLRYEAGLSLRDIGKACNCGKSTVSELLKRDQAAQIT, from the coding sequence ATGCTTAAAGCGAGAGAAATACTGCGGCTGAGGTACGAAGCTGGATTATCATTGCGGGATATCGGTAAAGCATGTAATTGTGGTAAGAGTACAGTGTCAGAGCTGCTTAAAAGGGATCAGGCAGCCCAAATAACCTGA
- a CDS encoding DUF4392 domain-containing protein, which produces MAKIIGENIDTLCNFQMLPGKGDLPRGHTKVFYDFARRKQKEPLTYLAATALKERVKAGDRVLIVTGCRSIPHMPFGETDGPIGAVALARALTVGLGAKPIISVEEDNADPTIATIRAAGCYLRDEKYLDSVPGSCAIDFYPLGPEAGKEYALELIEKHNPAAIIFCEKHGPNSVGEYHSVTGYRIDKNEMANTWFLLEEAEKRNILTIGTGDGGNEIGNGLIWEEIHGQMPGYGDWCRCGCGGGIATIAKTDIFVAASISNWGLYGVAAMLAFLLGDVDVMHDEDTERRMVEACAHYGSLDGIFFAPIPRVDGISLRGGQAFVTLLREIITNGLREVARYA; this is translated from the coding sequence ATGGCAAAAATTATAGGTGAAAACATCGATACCCTGTGCAACTTTCAAATGCTGCCCGGTAAGGGTGATTTGCCTCGCGGACATACCAAGGTATTTTATGATTTTGCCAGGCGCAAACAGAAGGAACCGCTTACCTATTTGGCTGCGACCGCACTAAAGGAGCGCGTAAAGGCTGGCGATCGGGTTCTAATAGTTACCGGGTGCCGAAGCATTCCCCATATGCCCTTCGGTGAGACTGATGGCCCGATAGGCGCTGTGGCTTTGGCCCGGGCCCTTACCGTGGGTCTTGGCGCAAAACCAATTATTAGCGTCGAAGAAGACAACGCCGATCCTACCATCGCCACCATTAGGGCTGCAGGTTGCTATCTCCGGGATGAAAAATATCTAGATTCTGTTCCTGGTTCCTGTGCTATCGACTTTTATCCCCTGGGACCCGAAGCGGGTAAGGAGTATGCCCTTGAGCTTATCGAAAAGCATAATCCCGCAGCCATCATTTTCTGCGAGAAACACGGTCCGAATTCCGTTGGCGAGTATCATAGTGTTACTGGCTATCGGATAGACAAAAACGAAATGGCCAATACCTGGTTCCTACTTGAAGAAGCCGAGAAGCGTAACATACTGACTATTGGTACAGGCGATGGTGGGAACGAGATTGGAAACGGCCTCATCTGGGAAGAAATTCACGGCCAAATGCCCGGTTATGGCGATTGGTGCCGATGTGGCTGCGGAGGTGGTATAGCGACTATAGCCAAGACCGATATCTTTGTCGCGGCTTCTATATCCAACTGGGGCCTATACGGCGTTGCTGCCATGCTGGCCTTCCTCCTCGGCGATGTTGATGTTATGCACGATGAAGATACGGAACGTCGTATGGTTGAGGCTTGTGCTCACTATGGTAGCTTAGATGGTATCTTCTTTGCACCTATCCCGAGGGTGGATGGTATTTCACTCAGGGGGGGTCAGGCGTTTGTGACGCTATTGCGCGAAATAATTACAAATGGTCTCAGAGAAGTTGCTCGTTATGCATAA
- a CDS encoding DUF4392 domain-containing protein, translated as MPKVIGENIDVLCNIEMRPSEGDLPRGTTRKYYEAARDVQKDPLSYLAATALIERVMPGDKVLIVTGVRYPPILPFGETDGPVGAVAMARALDIALGAKSIISVEEDNKEPTIATIRAAGCYLRDEKDLDVVPGACAIDYYPLGPEQGPVHAKYLVEKFKPAAIIFCEKHGPNEHGFCHTVTGGPLDAKEMANTWYLLEEAKKRGILTIGSGDGGNEIGNGVIYEAARTISQWGDQCLCGCGGGTATTAETDIFVAASISNWGLYGVIAMLAFLKGNVDIMHDVETERRMVEACAYFGSVDGLSMRPEPKVDGISMDGGQAFVTLLREIVKNGLKMIIRHV; from the coding sequence ATGCCTAAAGTTATTGGAGAAAACATTGATGTCCTGTGCAACATTGAAATGCGGCCGAGTGAGGGCGATCTGCCGCGCGGCACAACTCGCAAGTATTATGAAGCTGCAAGAGATGTTCAGAAAGATCCCCTTTCTTATTTAGCAGCAACAGCTCTCATTGAACGTGTTATGCCAGGGGATAAGGTTCTCATCGTAACGGGAGTGCGCTATCCCCCAATTCTCCCATTTGGCGAGACGGATGGCCCTGTAGGTGCTGTTGCCATGGCCAGGGCTTTAGACATTGCGTTGGGAGCTAAAAGCATAATAAGCGTAGAGGAAGATAATAAAGAACCTACTATTGCGACAATCCGTGCTGCTGGCTGTTACCTGCGTGACGAAAAAGACCTGGATGTTGTTCCCGGAGCTTGCGCTATTGATTATTATCCCCTTGGACCAGAGCAGGGCCCTGTGCACGCAAAATATCTCGTTGAGAAATTCAAACCTGCGGCTATAATATTCTGCGAGAAACATGGGCCCAACGAGCATGGCTTCTGCCATACGGTGACCGGCGGTCCGCTTGATGCGAAAGAAATGGCAAATACATGGTATTTACTTGAAGAGGCCAAGAAACGCGGTATTCTCACTATCGGTAGCGGTGACGGAGGTAACGAAATAGGAAACGGAGTCATTTACGAGGCTGCACGTACCATATCCCAATGGGGTGACCAATGTCTTTGCGGCTGTGGTGGCGGCACTGCTACTACTGCTGAGACAGACATATTCGTGGCCGCGTCCATTTCTAACTGGGGTTTATATGGTGTAATAGCTATGCTCGCGTTCCTTAAGGGCAATGTGGACATTATGCACGACGTGGAAACAGAGCGTCGCATGGTGGAGGCATGTGCGTACTTCGGAAGTGTCGACGGTCTGTCCATGCGACCCGAACCGAAGGTGGATGGTATTTCAATGGACGGCGGGCAGGCGTTTGTAACTTTATTACGTGAAATTGTAAAAAATGGGCTCAAGATGATCATTCGGCATGTTTGA
- a CDS encoding RidA family protein has product MFVEQKLKEADVELVELMTPASHFVPYVKTGNIVFVSGQLPPTVNGEMPKGKVGREFDTVQAKAIARDTGRVLLSVLKEVTGNLDKVERIVSVNGFVNSTDDYKEQPAVINGASELLCEVFGERGKHARFAISVNSLPFGAPLEIAMVAQVAD; this is encoded by the coding sequence ATGTTTGTTGAGCAAAAGCTTAAGGAAGCAGACGTTGAATTAGTTGAGCTTATGACACCTGCGTCTCACTTTGTTCCGTATGTTAAGACAGGGAATATCGTATTCGTGTCGGGTCAACTTCCACCTACCGTAAATGGCGAGATGCCCAAGGGCAAAGTAGGTCGTGAATTTGATACCGTGCAAGCCAAAGCTATTGCGCGAGACACGGGGCGCGTATTACTTTCCGTACTAAAGGAAGTAACTGGCAATCTTGACAAGGTTGAAAGAATCGTCAGTGTAAATGGATTTGTCAATAGTACAGACGATTACAAAGAGCAGCCTGCCGTAATAAATGGTGCTTCAGAGTTGCTCTGCGAAGTATTCGGCGAGAGAGGTAAGCACGCGCGCTTTGCTATATCTGTAAACTCACTACCTTTTGGCGCACCTCTGGAGATCGCAATGGTTGCGCAAGTGGCTGATTGA
- a CDS encoding ATP-binding cassette domain-containing protein produces MAEELIRVENIKKYYQRGSFSFNPKRRKVYVKAVDDVSFTINVGETLGFVGESGCGKSTLGRLILRLIEPDSGKIYFEGKDLLLLKGKEFQRQRREMQIVFQDPYASLNPRMRIREIIKEPLACHENLSEKEMDRRIAELLSQVGLDPKHTWERFPHEFSGGQCQRIGIARAIALNPKLVVCDEAVSALDVSVQAQILNLFKDLQEQYGMAYMFIAHGLNVVKHVSDRICVMYLGKLVEMGDVQDVFKERLHPYTQALFSAIPIPDPAVEKKRILLGGDVPSPMNPPSGCRFHTRCPLKKNICSEQEPQMKDMGNAHSVACHLFE; encoded by the coding sequence ATGGCAGAGGAGCTTATTCGAGTTGAGAACATAAAAAAATATTACCAGAGAGGCTCATTTTCGTTTAACCCCAAGAGGCGCAAGGTTTACGTCAAGGCTGTTGATGATGTAAGCTTTACCATAAACGTAGGCGAAACACTGGGATTTGTCGGTGAAAGCGGCTGTGGTAAATCAACGCTTGGAAGACTTATACTCAGGCTTATAGAACCTGATTCCGGCAAGATATACTTTGAGGGCAAGGACCTCCTTTTGTTGAAAGGCAAAGAGTTCCAGCGGCAGCGCAGAGAAATGCAGATAGTTTTCCAAGATCCCTATGCTTCTTTGAATCCACGAATGCGTATCAGAGAAATCATTAAGGAGCCACTTGCATGTCATGAAAACTTATCCGAAAAGGAAATGGATAGGAGAATAGCCGAGCTTCTTTCGCAGGTAGGCCTTGATCCCAAGCACACCTGGGAACGTTTTCCGCACGAATTTAGCGGAGGGCAGTGCCAAAGGATAGGCATTGCACGTGCAATAGCGCTCAACCCTAAGCTTGTTGTCTGCGATGAGGCTGTTTCGGCACTTGACGTTTCGGTACAAGCGCAGATTCTTAACCTGTTCAAAGATCTGCAGGAGCAATACGGTATGGCCTATATGTTTATTGCGCACGGACTTAATGTCGTGAAGCATGTCAGCGACAGGATTTGTGTGATGTATCTTGGCAAATTAGTTGAGATGGGCGATGTTCAAGATGTATTTAAGGAGCGCCTCCATCCCTATACTCAAGCGTTGTTCTCGGCCATACCCATTCCTGACCCTGCAGTAGAGAAAAAACGTATACTGTTGGGCGGGGATGTGCCTAGCCCTATGAACCCGCCTTCAGGCTGCCGTTTTCATACGCGTTGTCCCTTAAAGAAAAATATTTGCTCTGAACAAGAGCCCCAAATGAAAGATATGGGAAACGCCCACTCCGTTGCCTGCCATCTTTTTGAGTGA
- a CDS encoding ABC transporter ATP-binding protein, with protein sequence MTILKVKDLAVSFQADKKTWLQVIDNINFEVRKGEVLGIVGESGCGKSVTALSIMRLISNARGRYDAGSIEFMGQDILKISDAKMRNIRGNKISMIFQDPMTSLNPVFTIGNQLTEVIKLHQKVDNHEAWKIGCQMLQLVGITDLEENMRSFPHQLSGGMRQRVMIAIALACQPELIIADEPTTALDVTIQAQVLELMLELQSTLGTSIMLITHDLGVIAEMAHRVIVMYTGRIVESANVKELFSNARHPYTQGLMASIPRLDYDSKYLKTIEGTVPPVGKFPKGCRFNPRCPYCMDICKEANPPEIEVNGSEDHIVYCWKEAGGELNGRGAYSS encoded by the coding sequence ATGACAATATTGAAAGTTAAAGATTTGGCCGTCAGCTTTCAAGCAGATAAAAAGACTTGGCTTCAGGTAATAGACAATATCAATTTTGAGGTTAGGAAGGGAGAAGTCCTTGGCATAGTCGGTGAAAGCGGCTGCGGCAAGAGCGTTACTGCACTCTCCATAATGCGTCTCATATCGAATGCCAGAGGCCGCTACGACGCGGGCTCGATAGAGTTTATGGGTCAAGATATCTTGAAAATTAGCGATGCTAAGATGCGAAATATCCGTGGTAACAAGATATCGATGATATTCCAAGATCCTATGACCTCGCTTAATCCCGTGTTCACAATAGGCAATCAGCTTACTGAAGTCATAAAGTTGCACCAAAAAGTGGATAATCACGAGGCGTGGAAGATAGGTTGCCAAATGCTACAGCTTGTTGGCATAACCGACCTCGAAGAGAATATGAGATCATTCCCACATCAGCTGTCAGGTGGTATGCGTCAGCGTGTTATGATAGCTATTGCGCTTGCCTGTCAGCCGGAGCTGATAATAGCCGATGAGCCGACAACGGCGCTCGATGTTACGATTCAGGCTCAGGTTCTTGAGCTTATGCTTGAGCTACAGAGTACGCTTGGAACGTCCATAATGCTTATAACGCACGATCTCGGCGTCATAGCAGAAATGGCGCACCGGGTTATTGTAATGTATACGGGTCGTATAGTAGAAAGCGCTAACGTAAAGGAGCTTTTTTCCAACGCAAGGCATCCGTACACTCAAGGGCTTATGGCTTCCATTCCCAGGCTAGATTATGACAGCAAGTACCTAAAAACAATAGAAGGGACTGTGCCGCCTGTGGGGAAGTTCCCAAAAGGATGCCGTTTTAACCCAAGATGTCCGTATTGCATGGACATCTGCAAAGAGGCGAATCCGCCAGAAATAGAGGTAAATGGCAGCGAAGACCACATCGTGTACTGTTGGAAAGAAGCGGGGGGTGAACTAAATGGCAGAGGAGCTTATTCGAGTTGA
- a CDS encoding ABC transporter permease: MGKSIFGHTSGTVGLILVVTMIMVAVLAPVLAPHDPAEMKLMNRLKKPMTRTTDGTLYILGSDSLGRDVLSRIIYGTTISLLVGIAGAAISLVIGCVFGLCAGYFGGTVDIILMRLTDIQLAFPFVLLALTILSIIGGGLTALIIVMGIGSWTNYSRVVRAETLSIKTREFVEAARAITNKGSTIMWKHVLPNILGPVIVVTTFNIASNILTEASLSFLGLGVDPSIPSWGTMLAESRDFLREAWWCATFPGLAIMISVLGINLLGDWLRDFLDPKLK; encoded by the coding sequence ATGGGCAAGTCTATATTTGGGCATACCTCCGGTACAGTTGGGCTTATTCTTGTTGTAACTATGATTATGGTGGCTGTTCTGGCCCCTGTGCTGGCTCCGCATGATCCTGCTGAGATGAAACTCATGAATAGGCTAAAGAAACCCATGACAAGGACTACTGACGGCACGCTGTATATACTTGGCTCCGATTCGCTCGGGCGCGATGTGCTTTCTAGGATAATATACGGAACAACAATATCCCTGCTCGTAGGTATTGCGGGCGCTGCTATATCGCTTGTTATCGGCTGTGTATTCGGTCTTTGTGCAGGATACTTTGGAGGCACCGTTGATATCATTCTGATGAGGCTTACGGATATTCAGCTTGCATTTCCGTTCGTGCTTTTAGCGCTGACAATTCTCAGCATTATAGGCGGCGGCTTGACTGCTTTGATAATTGTCATGGGTATTGGAAGTTGGACGAACTACAGCCGTGTGGTAAGGGCCGAAACACTATCCATTAAGACCAGAGAGTTTGTCGAAGCTGCGCGCGCTATAACTAACAAGGGCAGTACCATTATGTGGAAACACGTTCTGCCTAACATATTAGGACCGGTTATAGTTGTAACGACTTTTAACATTGCGTCCAACATTCTAACCGAAGCCTCGCTATCGTTCTTAGGATTAGGCGTGGATCCCTCCATACCGAGTTGGGGCACGATGCTTGCCGAAAGCCGCGACTTTTTGCGCGAAGCATGGTGGTGCGCAACATTCCCCGGTCTTGCCATAATGATTTCAGTTCTCGGTATAAACCTGTTGGGCGATTGGCTGAGGGATTTCCTTGACCCTAAGCTAAAATAG
- a CDS encoding ABC transporter permease, which yields MAQMIASRLIQGIVVIIGVTLIVFLTSYMTGDPASLMLGEFATDTQIQAFTEAYGLDRPVMVQYWEFLTNAVRGDFGNSLHYKTSNLELVKERLPSTLKLAGISMLGALVFSIPLGIYSARHHNTWKDTAIMACGVAGQSIPNFWLALLMIMHFGVELGWLPVSGMNTWKSYVMPSVTLMMWPLAQNIRMMRSSMLEVLDEEYTKLARAKGLHERVVIWKHALKNAIRPVLTQVGLQLGSFLGGAVITETIFAWPGIGRLAVQAIQVHDFPLLRTVAAMVALGFVVINLTVDVLYAVIDPRVR from the coding sequence ATGGCCCAAATGATAGCTTCACGATTAATACAAGGCATAGTGGTCATAATCGGCGTAACTCTGATTGTGTTCTTAACGTCGTATATGACAGGCGACCCTGCCTCTTTGATGCTTGGCGAATTTGCGACGGATACACAAATACAGGCTTTTACAGAAGCTTATGGGCTTGACAGACCCGTAATGGTTCAGTATTGGGAGTTTTTAACAAATGCTGTACGGGGTGATTTTGGCAATTCACTGCACTATAAGACGTCAAATCTAGAACTGGTCAAGGAAAGGCTGCCGTCCACGCTTAAGCTTGCTGGCATAAGCATGTTGGGCGCACTAGTGTTTTCTATTCCTCTTGGTATATACAGCGCAAGACACCATAATACATGGAAAGACACCGCCATAATGGCCTGTGGCGTCGCCGGTCAATCCATTCCAAATTTCTGGTTGGCGTTGTTAATGATAATGCATTTCGGAGTGGAATTGGGGTGGCTACCTGTTTCGGGCATGAATACATGGAAAAGCTACGTCATGCCGTCAGTAACGCTCATGATGTGGCCTTTGGCCCAGAACATAAGGATGATGCGTTCTTCTATGTTAGAAGTACTCGATGAAGAATATACGAAACTTGCACGCGCCAAGGGTTTGCATGAACGCGTGGTAATTTGGAAGCACGCTCTGAAGAATGCAATCCGGCCTGTGTTGACACAGGTTGGCCTTCAGTTAGGGTCTTTCCTTGGTGGTGCAGTCATAACTGAGACCATATTTGCTTGGCCGGGCATCGGGCGATTGGCAGTTCAGGCTATTCAGGTTCACGATTTTCCCTTGCTGAGAACGGTTGCAGCGATGGTAGCATTGGGCTTTGTTGTTATAAACCTTACGGTTGACGTACTTTATGCGGTCATTGATCCACGCGTTCGATGA
- a CDS encoding DUF4392 domain-containing protein, with product MPKIIGESIDYLCNFQMKAGKGSIKRGNTKLFYEAARRVQRDPLTYLAATALVDRVHEDDVVLIATGCRNLPVLPYGESDGPIGAAALARSLDISLGARTVITVEKDNVEATEAVVRASGAYLRQQEDFYRVPGAVVVDTYPLGEEAGKKYAVELIDKYKPAAIIFCEKHGPNAMGVLHTVTGYKINKEEMANAYFLATEAEKRGILTIGAGDGGNEIGNGIIYDAVRAIPGYGAECVCGCGGGLATVSKTDIFVAASISNWGLYGVTAMLAYLKGNINIIHDIETERRMLEACAYFGSVDGTTMRPVPRVDGTSLEAGQAFVTLLREIVSNGMKKVARHV from the coding sequence ATGCCAAAGATTATTGGTGAGAGCATCGATTACTTGTGCAATTTCCAGATGAAGGCTGGCAAAGGTTCTATTAAGAGGGGCAACACGAAGCTATTTTATGAAGCTGCGCGTCGTGTACAAAGGGATCCGTTGACTTACCTCGCAGCAACCGCTCTTGTGGATAGGGTACATGAGGACGACGTGGTTTTGATTGCAACTGGATGCCGGAACCTTCCTGTCTTGCCATACGGTGAAAGCGACGGACCCATTGGCGCCGCAGCTCTTGCTCGTTCCCTTGATATCTCGTTAGGTGCGAGAACTGTAATAACAGTCGAGAAAGATAATGTCGAGGCTACTGAGGCAGTTGTCCGCGCCTCCGGCGCTTATTTGCGTCAACAAGAGGATTTTTACCGGGTTCCTGGTGCCGTTGTAGTGGACACATACCCTCTAGGCGAAGAAGCTGGCAAGAAATATGCGGTCGAACTTATCGATAAGTATAAACCCGCTGCTATTATATTCTGTGAGAAACACGGTCCCAATGCTATGGGCGTTTTGCATACCGTAACTGGTTATAAGATAAACAAGGAAGAAATGGCAAACGCCTACTTCCTGGCGACGGAAGCTGAAAAACGTGGCATTCTGACCATAGGTGCGGGTGACGGGGGCAACGAAATAGGTAACGGAATAATATATGACGCTGTTAGAGCTATACCGGGATATGGTGCTGAGTGCGTTTGTGGTTGCGGTGGAGGGCTTGCTACCGTCAGCAAGACAGATATTTTTGTTGCTGCTTCAATATCCAACTGGGGTCTTTATGGTGTAACGGCTATGCTTGCTTATCTTAAGGGTAACATCAACATAATTCATGATATAGAGACAGAGCGTCGTATGCTTGAAGCATGTGCATATTTCGGTAGCGTAGATGGGACAACAATGAGGCCCGTGCCGCGGGTGGACGGAACCTCTCTTGAGGCCGGTCAGGCATTTGTGACGTTGCTTCGTGAAATAGTTAGTAACGGTATGAAGAAAGTCGCAAGGCACGTTTAA